From Pirellulales bacterium, one genomic window encodes:
- a CDS encoding PQQ-binding-like beta-propeller repeat protein: MRSPLALRHVFLATQLTCGMYGAATAETNVPLFLTGRQPATAERHPPERWSATENIAWKTDLPGLGWSSPIVWGKRVFLTTCVNSGQDAEPRKGLYLEDVDANKYPPEKNEHQWKVYCLNLDDGSILWQRDAEKAVPAKP, translated from the coding sequence ATGCGCTCTCCGCTTGCGCTGCGCCACGTGTTCTTGGCTACTCAACTGACTTGCGGCATGTACGGTGCGGCGACTGCCGAGACCAACGTGCCGCTGTTTCTCACTGGCCGGCAGCCCGCCACGGCCGAACGGCATCCGCCCGAGCGTTGGAGCGCCACCGAGAATATCGCCTGGAAGACCGATCTACCCGGCCTCGGCTGGTCTTCGCCCATCGTGTGGGGCAAGCGCGTCTTCCTGACCACCTGCGTTAACTCAGGCCAAGATGCCGAACCGCGCAAGGGGCTCTACCTGGAGGACGTCGACGCGAATAAGTATCCGCCGGAAAAGAACGAGCATCAATGGAAGGTCTACTGCCTGAATCTGGATGATGGCTCGATTCTCTGGCAGCGCGACGCCGAGAAGGCCGTGCCGGCCAAGCC